The following are encoded in a window of Magnolia sinica isolate HGM2019 chromosome 11, MsV1, whole genome shotgun sequence genomic DNA:
- the LOC131218845 gene encoding uncharacterized protein LOC131218845 isoform X1 — protein MEEFATDPKEEYLIQDYGDEFYEEIEAPKFVDFTDPDRSRPDDSSWFCVRIGCDQKHEKVDPDALYKSFVLRVMAARSPNLRLRKALSRRAPSAILKCPRSAPAKSAKDRIPRLTMMTSISQKARDSKVKVSLISKLNLTPSNGKTKKSSITGKALTTPRHKNCPQNQEPFRSVRNPKVTPALPKSSTAAKALVFHSPKKTEKTTSFKCHNISTPDICSEMRKLAISSQTKKAAGHFCKSLRNAARDPNCSVPTSSPAKSQLCASKQHRNQAKVSSISRGFKGREVPSKYLKKVGKVNLQKCDGSMPQRDGDDSSDMEIDGKSRNGSMEACPNGCEGSLKDAKSSKLGDAITTEEEESLPSSREPSIKENTLSRSEKDQTSNRVVAETETVQSSDTESTSVVGVANTTEEESFPSSDDSSIRENSLSNSEEDLQEKDPIIQTLSVVAEEAEIMERVEKNLEENNRTSNGGVDDETEEPIEIADKENASASDENRDVNVRGHHSESKVGHHKVHENPQKVNTSKTTHESTATSGTQGGKYKKAKPTNPKPFRLRTDERGILKEANLERRLQLLAPSKETTPVSKLPNGNLHKRPPPRNELQQNGMVNGRCRRNSNTQESSQIESDKTVQKANSILQQRMRPASLKSARSADSKTAAQSPQIHKLKDGREKVTKEIQNRSPKSPSLRQQLLKPGRAAASPGQLAVIKEAPHEDIVENSTTAAAARSSSRGKRPVTVPKEPMFHRMHVPKSCTKTPVKATS, from the exons ATGGAGGAATTTGCGACCGATCCGAAGGAAGAGTATCTGATACAAGACTACGGCGACGAGTTTTACGAGGAGATCGAAGCGCCCAAGTTCGTGGATTTCACTGACCCTGATCGATCCCGGCCTGATGACAGTTCTTGGTTCTGCGTGCGCATCG GATGTGACCAAAAGCATGAGAAAGTTGATCCTGATGCTCTTTACAAGAGTTTCGTTCTTCGG GTAATGGCAGCAAGAAGTCCCAACCTACGCCTCCGAAAAGCACTGAGTAGACGTGCTCCAAG TGCAATCCTCAAATGCCCTCGTTCTGCACCAGCGAAATCAGCCAAGGATAGGATACCGAGATTGACCATGATGACATCAATCTCTCAAAAGGCCCGTGATAGCAAAGTGAAAGTTTCTCTTATTTCCAAGTTGAATTTGACTCCGAGCAATGGAAAGACAAAGAAATCTTCTATTACAGGAAAGGCTTTGACGACTCCTAGGCACAAAAACTGCCCTCAGAATCAAGAACCCTTTCGAAGTGTTCGGAATCCAAAAGTAACCCCAGCATTGCCTAAGAGTAGCACAGCAGCAAAAGCACTAGTTTTTCATAGTCCAAAGAAAACTGAGAAGACAACTTCATTTAAGTGCCATAATATTTCTACACCGGATATCTGTAGTGAGATGAGGAAGCTTGCGATAAGCAGTCAAACAAAGAAGGCAGCGGGTCATTTTTGTAAATCTTTGAGAAATGCAGCGCGAGACCCAAATTGTTCCGTGCCCACTTCAAGCCCTGCAAAATCACAGTTGTGTGCTTCCAAGCAACACCGTAACCAGGCCAAAGTTTCATCCATTTCTCGAGGTTTTAAGGGCCGCGAAGTTCCTTCAAAGTATCTGAAGAAGGTAGGAAAGGTGAATTTACAGAAATGTGATGGATCCATGCCTCAAAGAGATGGTGATGACTCTAGTGATATGGAGATTGATGGAAAATCGAGGAATGGCTCTATGGAAGCATGCCCAAATGGATGTGAGGGGAGTCTTAAAGATGCAAAATCTTCAAAATTAGGAGACGCAATCACTACTGAAGAAGAAGAATCCTTGCCGTCTTCAAGGGAGCCATCTATTAAAGAGAATACATTATCGCGGTCTGAGAAGGATCAGACTTCAAATAGAGTGGTGGCTGAGACTGAAACAGTGCAGAGTTCTGATACTGAAAGTACTTCCGTAGTAGGAGTTGCAAATACTACAGAGGAAGAATCATTCCCTTCTTCAGATGACTCCTCCATTAGAGAGAACTCTCTATCAAATTCCGAGGAAGATTTGCAAGAAAAAGATCCGATAATTCAAACTTTGAGTGTAGTAGCAGAGGAGGCTGAAATTATGGAAAGGGTTGagaagaatttagaagaaaataATCGAACTTCAAATGGTGGAGTAGATGATGAGACTGAAGAACCCATTGAGATTGCTGACAAAGAAAATGCATCTGCCTCGGATGAGAATAG AGATGTTAATGTACGTGGCCACCATTCAGAAAGCAAGGTTGGCCATCACAAGGTTCATGAAAACCCTCAAAAG GTCAATACTTCCAAAACTACTCATGAAAGCACTGCTACTAGCGGTACTCAAGGCGGGAAGTATAAGAAAGCAAAACCAACAAATCCCAAGCCTTTTAGACTAAGAACTGAT GAAAGAGGAATTCTAAAGGAAGCAAACTTGGAGAGAAGGCTTCAACTCCTTGCTCCTTCAAAGGAAACCACTCCAGTttccaagcttccaaatgggaacttGCATAAAAGACCGCCACCTCGGAATGAGTTACAA CAGAATGGGATGGTTAATGGACGATGTAGAAGAAACAGCAATACACAGGAGAGCAGCCAGATTGAATCAGATAAAACAGTACAAAAAGCTAACTCA ATTTTGCAGCAACGAATGAGACCTGCAAGCCTTAAGTCAGCAAGAAGTGCGGATTCCAAAACAGCTGCGCAAAGTCCTCAAATACACAAG TTGAAAGATGGAAGGGAGAAAGTTACTAAAGAAATACAGAACAGGAGTCCCAAATCGCCTTCATTGCGGCAACAACTCCTCAAACCTGGCAG GGCTGCGGCGTCGCCAGGTCAACTTGCCGTAATAAAAGAAGCACCCCATGAAGACATAGTGGAGAACAGTACTACTGCTGCTGCAGCCAGGTCTTCTTCACGTGGGAAAAGGCCTGTAACAGTTCCGAAGGAACCGATGTTTCACAGGATGCATGTACCAAAGAGCTGCACGAAGACACCAGTGAAGGCGACCTCATAA
- the LOC131218845 gene encoding uncharacterized protein LOC131218845 isoform X4 → MEEFATDPKEEYLIQDYGDEFYEEIEAPKFVDFTDPDRSRPDDSSWFCVRIGCDQKHEKVDPDALYKSFVLRVMAARSPNLRLRKALSRRAPSAILKCPRSAPAKSAKDRIPRLTMMTSISQKARDSKVKVSLISKLNLTPSNGKTKKSSITGKALTTPRHKNCPQNQEPFRSVRNPKVTPALPKSSTAAKALVFHSPKKTEKTTSFKCHNISTPDICSEMRKLAISSQTKKAAGHFCKSLRNAARDPNCSVPTSSPAKSQLCASKQHRNQAKVSSISRGFKGREVPSKYLKKVGKVNLQKCDGSMPQRDGDDSSDMEIDGKSRNGSMEACPNGCEGSLKDAKSSKLGDAITTEEEESLPSSREPSIKENTLSRSEKDQTSNRVVAETETVQSSDTESTSVVGVANTTEEESFPSSDDSSIRENSLSNSEEDLQEKDPIIQTLSVVAEEAEIMERVEKNLEENNRTSNGGVDDETEEPIEIADKENASASDENRDVNVRGHHSESKVGHHKVHENPQKVNTSKTTHESTATSGTQGGKYKKAKPTNPKPFRLRTDERGILKEANLERRLQLLAPSKETTPVSKLPNGNLHKRPPPRNELQNGMVNGRCRRNSNTQESSQIESDKTVQKANSQRMRPASLKSARSADSKTAAQSPQIHKLKDGREKVTKEIQNRSPKSPSLRQQLLKPGRAAASPGQLAVIKEAPHEDIVENSTTAAAARSSSRGKRPVTVPKEPMFHRMHVPKSCTKTPVKATS, encoded by the exons ATGGAGGAATTTGCGACCGATCCGAAGGAAGAGTATCTGATACAAGACTACGGCGACGAGTTTTACGAGGAGATCGAAGCGCCCAAGTTCGTGGATTTCACTGACCCTGATCGATCCCGGCCTGATGACAGTTCTTGGTTCTGCGTGCGCATCG GATGTGACCAAAAGCATGAGAAAGTTGATCCTGATGCTCTTTACAAGAGTTTCGTTCTTCGG GTAATGGCAGCAAGAAGTCCCAACCTACGCCTCCGAAAAGCACTGAGTAGACGTGCTCCAAG TGCAATCCTCAAATGCCCTCGTTCTGCACCAGCGAAATCAGCCAAGGATAGGATACCGAGATTGACCATGATGACATCAATCTCTCAAAAGGCCCGTGATAGCAAAGTGAAAGTTTCTCTTATTTCCAAGTTGAATTTGACTCCGAGCAATGGAAAGACAAAGAAATCTTCTATTACAGGAAAGGCTTTGACGACTCCTAGGCACAAAAACTGCCCTCAGAATCAAGAACCCTTTCGAAGTGTTCGGAATCCAAAAGTAACCCCAGCATTGCCTAAGAGTAGCACAGCAGCAAAAGCACTAGTTTTTCATAGTCCAAAGAAAACTGAGAAGACAACTTCATTTAAGTGCCATAATATTTCTACACCGGATATCTGTAGTGAGATGAGGAAGCTTGCGATAAGCAGTCAAACAAAGAAGGCAGCGGGTCATTTTTGTAAATCTTTGAGAAATGCAGCGCGAGACCCAAATTGTTCCGTGCCCACTTCAAGCCCTGCAAAATCACAGTTGTGTGCTTCCAAGCAACACCGTAACCAGGCCAAAGTTTCATCCATTTCTCGAGGTTTTAAGGGCCGCGAAGTTCCTTCAAAGTATCTGAAGAAGGTAGGAAAGGTGAATTTACAGAAATGTGATGGATCCATGCCTCAAAGAGATGGTGATGACTCTAGTGATATGGAGATTGATGGAAAATCGAGGAATGGCTCTATGGAAGCATGCCCAAATGGATGTGAGGGGAGTCTTAAAGATGCAAAATCTTCAAAATTAGGAGACGCAATCACTACTGAAGAAGAAGAATCCTTGCCGTCTTCAAGGGAGCCATCTATTAAAGAGAATACATTATCGCGGTCTGAGAAGGATCAGACTTCAAATAGAGTGGTGGCTGAGACTGAAACAGTGCAGAGTTCTGATACTGAAAGTACTTCCGTAGTAGGAGTTGCAAATACTACAGAGGAAGAATCATTCCCTTCTTCAGATGACTCCTCCATTAGAGAGAACTCTCTATCAAATTCCGAGGAAGATTTGCAAGAAAAAGATCCGATAATTCAAACTTTGAGTGTAGTAGCAGAGGAGGCTGAAATTATGGAAAGGGTTGagaagaatttagaagaaaataATCGAACTTCAAATGGTGGAGTAGATGATGAGACTGAAGAACCCATTGAGATTGCTGACAAAGAAAATGCATCTGCCTCGGATGAGAATAG AGATGTTAATGTACGTGGCCACCATTCAGAAAGCAAGGTTGGCCATCACAAGGTTCATGAAAACCCTCAAAAG GTCAATACTTCCAAAACTACTCATGAAAGCACTGCTACTAGCGGTACTCAAGGCGGGAAGTATAAGAAAGCAAAACCAACAAATCCCAAGCCTTTTAGACTAAGAACTGAT GAAAGAGGAATTCTAAAGGAAGCAAACTTGGAGAGAAGGCTTCAACTCCTTGCTCCTTCAAAGGAAACCACTCCAGTttccaagcttccaaatgggaacttGCATAAAAGACCGCCACCTCGGAATGAGTTACAA AATGGGATGGTTAATGGACGATGTAGAAGAAACAGCAATACACAGGAGAGCAGCCAGATTGAATCAGATAAAACAGTACAAAAAGCTAACTCA CAACGAATGAGACCTGCAAGCCTTAAGTCAGCAAGAAGTGCGGATTCCAAAACAGCTGCGCAAAGTCCTCAAATACACAAG TTGAAAGATGGAAGGGAGAAAGTTACTAAAGAAATACAGAACAGGAGTCCCAAATCGCCTTCATTGCGGCAACAACTCCTCAAACCTGGCAG GGCTGCGGCGTCGCCAGGTCAACTTGCCGTAATAAAAGAAGCACCCCATGAAGACATAGTGGAGAACAGTACTACTGCTGCTGCAGCCAGGTCTTCTTCACGTGGGAAAAGGCCTGTAACAGTTCCGAAGGAACCGATGTTTCACAGGATGCATGTACCAAAGAGCTGCACGAAGACACCAGTGAAGGCGACCTCATAA
- the LOC131218845 gene encoding uncharacterized protein LOC131218845 isoform X2 yields MEEFATDPKEEYLIQDYGDEFYEEIEAPKFVDFTDPDRSRPDDSSWFCVRIGCDQKHEKVDPDALYKSFVLRVMAARSPNLRLRKALSRRAPSAILKCPRSAPAKSAKDRIPRLTMMTSISQKARDSKVKVSLISKLNLTPSNGKTKKSSITGKALTTPRHKNCPQNQEPFRSVRNPKVTPALPKSSTAAKALVFHSPKKTEKTTSFKCHNISTPDICSEMRKLAISSQTKKAAGHFCKSLRNAARDPNCSVPTSSPAKSQLCASKQHRNQAKVSSISRGFKGREVPSKYLKKVGKVNLQKCDGSMPQRDGDDSSDMEIDGKSRNGSMEACPNGCEGSLKDAKSSKLGDAITTEEEESLPSSREPSIKENTLSRSEKDQTSNRVVAETETVQSSDTESTSVVGVANTTEEESFPSSDDSSIRENSLSNSEEDLQEKDPIIQTLSVVAEEAEIMERVEKNLEENNRTSNGGVDDETEEPIEIADKENASASDENRDVNVRGHHSESKVGHHKVHENPQKVNTSKTTHESTATSGTQGGKYKKAKPTNPKPFRLRTDERGILKEANLERRLQLLAPSKETTPVSKLPNGNLHKRPPPRNELQNGMVNGRCRRNSNTQESSQIESDKTVQKANSILQQRMRPASLKSARSADSKTAAQSPQIHKLKDGREKVTKEIQNRSPKSPSLRQQLLKPGRAAASPGQLAVIKEAPHEDIVENSTTAAAARSSSRGKRPVTVPKEPMFHRMHVPKSCTKTPVKATS; encoded by the exons ATGGAGGAATTTGCGACCGATCCGAAGGAAGAGTATCTGATACAAGACTACGGCGACGAGTTTTACGAGGAGATCGAAGCGCCCAAGTTCGTGGATTTCACTGACCCTGATCGATCCCGGCCTGATGACAGTTCTTGGTTCTGCGTGCGCATCG GATGTGACCAAAAGCATGAGAAAGTTGATCCTGATGCTCTTTACAAGAGTTTCGTTCTTCGG GTAATGGCAGCAAGAAGTCCCAACCTACGCCTCCGAAAAGCACTGAGTAGACGTGCTCCAAG TGCAATCCTCAAATGCCCTCGTTCTGCACCAGCGAAATCAGCCAAGGATAGGATACCGAGATTGACCATGATGACATCAATCTCTCAAAAGGCCCGTGATAGCAAAGTGAAAGTTTCTCTTATTTCCAAGTTGAATTTGACTCCGAGCAATGGAAAGACAAAGAAATCTTCTATTACAGGAAAGGCTTTGACGACTCCTAGGCACAAAAACTGCCCTCAGAATCAAGAACCCTTTCGAAGTGTTCGGAATCCAAAAGTAACCCCAGCATTGCCTAAGAGTAGCACAGCAGCAAAAGCACTAGTTTTTCATAGTCCAAAGAAAACTGAGAAGACAACTTCATTTAAGTGCCATAATATTTCTACACCGGATATCTGTAGTGAGATGAGGAAGCTTGCGATAAGCAGTCAAACAAAGAAGGCAGCGGGTCATTTTTGTAAATCTTTGAGAAATGCAGCGCGAGACCCAAATTGTTCCGTGCCCACTTCAAGCCCTGCAAAATCACAGTTGTGTGCTTCCAAGCAACACCGTAACCAGGCCAAAGTTTCATCCATTTCTCGAGGTTTTAAGGGCCGCGAAGTTCCTTCAAAGTATCTGAAGAAGGTAGGAAAGGTGAATTTACAGAAATGTGATGGATCCATGCCTCAAAGAGATGGTGATGACTCTAGTGATATGGAGATTGATGGAAAATCGAGGAATGGCTCTATGGAAGCATGCCCAAATGGATGTGAGGGGAGTCTTAAAGATGCAAAATCTTCAAAATTAGGAGACGCAATCACTACTGAAGAAGAAGAATCCTTGCCGTCTTCAAGGGAGCCATCTATTAAAGAGAATACATTATCGCGGTCTGAGAAGGATCAGACTTCAAATAGAGTGGTGGCTGAGACTGAAACAGTGCAGAGTTCTGATACTGAAAGTACTTCCGTAGTAGGAGTTGCAAATACTACAGAGGAAGAATCATTCCCTTCTTCAGATGACTCCTCCATTAGAGAGAACTCTCTATCAAATTCCGAGGAAGATTTGCAAGAAAAAGATCCGATAATTCAAACTTTGAGTGTAGTAGCAGAGGAGGCTGAAATTATGGAAAGGGTTGagaagaatttagaagaaaataATCGAACTTCAAATGGTGGAGTAGATGATGAGACTGAAGAACCCATTGAGATTGCTGACAAAGAAAATGCATCTGCCTCGGATGAGAATAG AGATGTTAATGTACGTGGCCACCATTCAGAAAGCAAGGTTGGCCATCACAAGGTTCATGAAAACCCTCAAAAG GTCAATACTTCCAAAACTACTCATGAAAGCACTGCTACTAGCGGTACTCAAGGCGGGAAGTATAAGAAAGCAAAACCAACAAATCCCAAGCCTTTTAGACTAAGAACTGAT GAAAGAGGAATTCTAAAGGAAGCAAACTTGGAGAGAAGGCTTCAACTCCTTGCTCCTTCAAAGGAAACCACTCCAGTttccaagcttccaaatgggaacttGCATAAAAGACCGCCACCTCGGAATGAGTTACAA AATGGGATGGTTAATGGACGATGTAGAAGAAACAGCAATACACAGGAGAGCAGCCAGATTGAATCAGATAAAACAGTACAAAAAGCTAACTCA ATTTTGCAGCAACGAATGAGACCTGCAAGCCTTAAGTCAGCAAGAAGTGCGGATTCCAAAACAGCTGCGCAAAGTCCTCAAATACACAAG TTGAAAGATGGAAGGGAGAAAGTTACTAAAGAAATACAGAACAGGAGTCCCAAATCGCCTTCATTGCGGCAACAACTCCTCAAACCTGGCAG GGCTGCGGCGTCGCCAGGTCAACTTGCCGTAATAAAAGAAGCACCCCATGAAGACATAGTGGAGAACAGTACTACTGCTGCTGCAGCCAGGTCTTCTTCACGTGGGAAAAGGCCTGTAACAGTTCCGAAGGAACCGATGTTTCACAGGATGCATGTACCAAAGAGCTGCACGAAGACACCAGTGAAGGCGACCTCATAA
- the LOC131218845 gene encoding uncharacterized protein LOC131218845 isoform X3 produces MEEFATDPKEEYLIQDYGDEFYEEIEAPKFVDFTDPDRSRPDDSSWFCVRIGCDQKHEKVDPDALYKSFVLRVMAARSPNLRLRKALSRRAPSAILKCPRSAPAKSAKDRIPRLTMMTSISQKARDSKVKVSLISKLNLTPSNGKTKKSSITGKALTTPRHKNCPQNQEPFRSVRNPKVTPALPKSSTAAKALVFHSPKKTEKTTSFKCHNISTPDICSEMRKLAISSQTKKAAGHFCKSLRNAARDPNCSVPTSSPAKSQLCASKQHRNQAKVSSISRGFKGREVPSKYLKKVGKVNLQKCDGSMPQRDGDDSSDMEIDGKSRNGSMEACPNGCEGSLKDAKSSKLGDAITTEEEESLPSSREPSIKENTLSRSEKDQTSNRVVAETETVQSSDTESTSVVGVANTTEEESFPSSDDSSIRENSLSNSEEDLQEKDPIIQTLSVVAEEAEIMERVEKNLEENNRTSNGGVDDETEEPIEIADKENASASDENRDVNVRGHHSESKVGHHKVHENPQKVNTSKTTHESTATSGTQGGKYKKAKPTNPKPFRLRTDERGILKEANLERRLQLLAPSKETTPVSKLPNGNLHKRPPPRNELQQNGMVNGRCRRNSNTQESSQIESDKTVQKANSQRMRPASLKSARSADSKTAAQSPQIHKLKDGREKVTKEIQNRSPKSPSLRQQLLKPGRAAASPGQLAVIKEAPHEDIVENSTTAAAARSSSRGKRPVTVPKEPMFHRMHVPKSCTKTPVKATS; encoded by the exons ATGGAGGAATTTGCGACCGATCCGAAGGAAGAGTATCTGATACAAGACTACGGCGACGAGTTTTACGAGGAGATCGAAGCGCCCAAGTTCGTGGATTTCACTGACCCTGATCGATCCCGGCCTGATGACAGTTCTTGGTTCTGCGTGCGCATCG GATGTGACCAAAAGCATGAGAAAGTTGATCCTGATGCTCTTTACAAGAGTTTCGTTCTTCGG GTAATGGCAGCAAGAAGTCCCAACCTACGCCTCCGAAAAGCACTGAGTAGACGTGCTCCAAG TGCAATCCTCAAATGCCCTCGTTCTGCACCAGCGAAATCAGCCAAGGATAGGATACCGAGATTGACCATGATGACATCAATCTCTCAAAAGGCCCGTGATAGCAAAGTGAAAGTTTCTCTTATTTCCAAGTTGAATTTGACTCCGAGCAATGGAAAGACAAAGAAATCTTCTATTACAGGAAAGGCTTTGACGACTCCTAGGCACAAAAACTGCCCTCAGAATCAAGAACCCTTTCGAAGTGTTCGGAATCCAAAAGTAACCCCAGCATTGCCTAAGAGTAGCACAGCAGCAAAAGCACTAGTTTTTCATAGTCCAAAGAAAACTGAGAAGACAACTTCATTTAAGTGCCATAATATTTCTACACCGGATATCTGTAGTGAGATGAGGAAGCTTGCGATAAGCAGTCAAACAAAGAAGGCAGCGGGTCATTTTTGTAAATCTTTGAGAAATGCAGCGCGAGACCCAAATTGTTCCGTGCCCACTTCAAGCCCTGCAAAATCACAGTTGTGTGCTTCCAAGCAACACCGTAACCAGGCCAAAGTTTCATCCATTTCTCGAGGTTTTAAGGGCCGCGAAGTTCCTTCAAAGTATCTGAAGAAGGTAGGAAAGGTGAATTTACAGAAATGTGATGGATCCATGCCTCAAAGAGATGGTGATGACTCTAGTGATATGGAGATTGATGGAAAATCGAGGAATGGCTCTATGGAAGCATGCCCAAATGGATGTGAGGGGAGTCTTAAAGATGCAAAATCTTCAAAATTAGGAGACGCAATCACTACTGAAGAAGAAGAATCCTTGCCGTCTTCAAGGGAGCCATCTATTAAAGAGAATACATTATCGCGGTCTGAGAAGGATCAGACTTCAAATAGAGTGGTGGCTGAGACTGAAACAGTGCAGAGTTCTGATACTGAAAGTACTTCCGTAGTAGGAGTTGCAAATACTACAGAGGAAGAATCATTCCCTTCTTCAGATGACTCCTCCATTAGAGAGAACTCTCTATCAAATTCCGAGGAAGATTTGCAAGAAAAAGATCCGATAATTCAAACTTTGAGTGTAGTAGCAGAGGAGGCTGAAATTATGGAAAGGGTTGagaagaatttagaagaaaataATCGAACTTCAAATGGTGGAGTAGATGATGAGACTGAAGAACCCATTGAGATTGCTGACAAAGAAAATGCATCTGCCTCGGATGAGAATAG AGATGTTAATGTACGTGGCCACCATTCAGAAAGCAAGGTTGGCCATCACAAGGTTCATGAAAACCCTCAAAAG GTCAATACTTCCAAAACTACTCATGAAAGCACTGCTACTAGCGGTACTCAAGGCGGGAAGTATAAGAAAGCAAAACCAACAAATCCCAAGCCTTTTAGACTAAGAACTGAT GAAAGAGGAATTCTAAAGGAAGCAAACTTGGAGAGAAGGCTTCAACTCCTTGCTCCTTCAAAGGAAACCACTCCAGTttccaagcttccaaatgggaacttGCATAAAAGACCGCCACCTCGGAATGAGTTACAA CAGAATGGGATGGTTAATGGACGATGTAGAAGAAACAGCAATACACAGGAGAGCAGCCAGATTGAATCAGATAAAACAGTACAAAAAGCTAACTCA CAACGAATGAGACCTGCAAGCCTTAAGTCAGCAAGAAGTGCGGATTCCAAAACAGCTGCGCAAAGTCCTCAAATACACAAG TTGAAAGATGGAAGGGAGAAAGTTACTAAAGAAATACAGAACAGGAGTCCCAAATCGCCTTCATTGCGGCAACAACTCCTCAAACCTGGCAG GGCTGCGGCGTCGCCAGGTCAACTTGCCGTAATAAAAGAAGCACCCCATGAAGACATAGTGGAGAACAGTACTACTGCTGCTGCAGCCAGGTCTTCTTCACGTGGGAAAAGGCCTGTAACAGTTCCGAAGGAACCGATGTTTCACAGGATGCATGTACCAAAGAGCTGCACGAAGACACCAGTGAAGGCGACCTCATAA